The window CTGGAGCGCACCCGCGCCGCGCTTCCCGGAGCCGCCCTGCTGGTGCTGGCGCAGGTGAGCTTTCAGACGGGCGAGCTGCTGGACGTGCCCGCGTATGTGGCGTGCGCCCGCGAATACGGCTGCGTGGTGGCGCTGGACGGGTATCAGGCGTTGGGCATCGTGCCCACCGATGTGGCGGCACTAGGCGTGACGTACTACCTCAGCGGCACCCATAAATACCTGCTGGGAAGCGAGGGTTTCGCATTTCTGTACGCCCAGGGGGGCAGCGGCTCGCCACACGCCCCCGGCTGGATGGCCGCCGCCGACCCTATCGGCATGGATCTGGTGCAGCGCGACCTGAGTCCAGACGCCCGCCGTTTCGAAACGGGCACGCCGAATGTCGTGGGAGCCTACGCCTGCCGCGCCGCCCTGGGGTTGCTGGCCCAGGTTCCTGCACCGCAGCGGCTGGCACAGGTGCAGGCGTGTGTGTCGCTCATTCGGCAGGCCGCACAGCACGCCGGTCTGAAAGTGGTCACGCCCACCGAGCCGTCCCGCTTCGCCGCCATGATTGCCCTGGCCGCGCCGGATTCTGGCCGTACCGCCGCCGAGATGCACCAGAGCGGGTTGCTGGTCAGCGCCCGTGGGCCTGTGGTGCGGGTGAGCTTCCACGCCTACAACACCCTGAGTGAAGCGCAGCGTCTGGCCGACTGGATCAGTGCCCACCCACAGCAGTTTGAACGCATGTCAGGGCAGCAAGTACACGTTCAGAAGGAGCCGTTATGAAACAACACGTCCTGGTGATCGGGGCCGGTATTATCGGAGCCTGCATCGCCCTCGAACTGACCCGCCAGCAGTACCGCGTGACGCTGCTGGAAGCCGAGCAACCCGCCAGCGGCATCACCCGCTGGTGCCCCGGCGGTGTGCGCCAGCAGTGGGGCAGCGACCTGAATACCGTTCTGGTCCGTGACAGCCTGCCTTTTTTCGAGCAGATTGCTGAACTCGACCCCGCGCTGCATTTCGAGCGTTGCGGATACGTCTTTTTAGGCTACAGCGACGCCGGGGAACAGTACGCGCGGCAACTGGTCGAGCGCCAGCAGCGCCTGGGAGTGGACGCACAGCTGATCGGTGAGGCGACCATGCGCGAACTGTGCCCGCAGATTGTCGTCGATGGCCTGCGGGCAGCCAGCTACGGGCCAGACGACGGCTTTGTCAATGATCCGGTGCGTCTAACCCGCGCCGTGGTGGCAGCCGCTCAGGACGGCGGAGCGCAGCTGATTCACGGACGCGCCGAAACGCTCCTGAGGAACGGTGAACAGATTATCGGCGTTCAGACGGCTTCCGGTGCGGTCATGGCCGACGTGACGGTGCTGGCAGCTGGACACGGCGCACAGGAGCTTGCCGCCAGCGTCGAGCTTGATCTGCCGCTGCATGCCGAGGAGCGCCGACTGCACTATCTGGACGGCGCACTGGCGGGCTATTGCCGTCCGTTTCTGGCCTCGCAGGATAACCGCTGGGCCGGAAAGCAGCTCGGTGACGCGTTTTATATGAGCTATCTGGGTGAGCTGCCGCCCGATGACGAGGCGTTCAAGGCGCTGACCTTCAGGCAGGGGTCGCGGGTGTTGCGCGGGCTGGAGCAGCTTCGCAGCACCCACGTCGTGCACGGCTATTACAGCTCGACGCCAGACTTTCAGGCCATCGTGGACGTGCCCCGCAGCCATCCCGGCCTGGTGCTGAGCGTCGGTTTCAACGGCAACGGTTTCATGATGGCCCCGGCTAACGCCCGTCTGGTGCGGTCGCTGATAGACGGAGAGGCTCCTTTTTACGACGCTGCCGAGTACCAGCTTGAGCGTTTCGGGCAGCAGATGCACATCGAAACGGCGGTGATCTGATGCTGGTATTCGAGTTTGCCAGCGCTGAACTGCACGCCCGGCTCGACACAGAACTTGCTCCGGCCACCTGCGCCGCCCTCACCGAGGCGCTCAGGACACCGGTCACAGTGCGGGTCAGACACGCCATGTTTACCGGCCCGGAAATGTCGATGCAGTTGCCGGCAGCCCAGCACTCGGCGCTGCTGGCTGTGCCGCCGGAAGCGGCGATCATCATGCCGACAGAAGGCCAGGTGCTCTTCACGCCGCTGGCCGCCCACGTCTGGCCGGGGAGCCGCGAGGCGATTCTGGATATCGGTATTTATTACGGGCCGTATGGCCGCACCTTTTTTCCGAGCGGCTGGCTGGCCGGGAACGCCTTTGCCCGCATCATCCCCGAGCATCATCAGCAGATGAAAGAACTGGGGCGGTCATTGATCGAACACGGAGCACAGGACGTGACCCTGCGGATTGCCTGAAGCGTCGCCACCTTCCAGCCTTCTGTGTGGAAGCTGCGCCTGACCGCTGAGGATTCAGTGGCCTTTAAACGCTTCGTGCAGCCACCACGCTCCGCCGTCGGAAGCGATTTTGGCGTCGATGACCAGCGGGCGGTGCTGCGGGGCGGCGAGCCAGTCCTGCACAGCGCCGAGGTCGTCCAGCGTCCGAACCGTCACACCGCCCGCTCCGAAGCCGCGTGCAAGCGCAGCGAGATCGGTGTCGGGAAACTGCACGGCGGTGTGGTCTTCTCCTTCGAAATGGTGGACTTCTGCCCCATATGCAGCGTCGTTGTAGACGATACAGACCAGCGGCAACCTCAGCCGCACCGCCGTTTCCAGCTCGCTGATCGCCATCAGAAAGCCGCCGTCGCCGCTGCCCAGCACAGGCAAGCGGGTTGGCTGCGCGAGCGCCGCGCCAATCGCCGTCGCCAGCCCCAGGCCGATACTCTGGAACGCCTGGGTAAAGCAGAAGCCGAATTCATCCGGCACCGACAGGTACGTGCTGGGATAGCCCATGAAATTGCCCGAGTCAATCGACACGGTGCGCTCGGCGGGCAGCAGGTCGTCCAGGGCGCGGCTCAGCACTCTTGGATCGATCCGCTCTCCGGTCGAGAGGTCGGTGGTGGGGGTATCGCGCCAGCGCGAGTGCTGGGCAATCGCCTCGGCAACCTGCGCCGAGCGGTATCTGGTCTGTGGGGCGGAGGGCCGGGCGTTCCACAGGCTCAGCACGTCGGCGGCGGTCTGGGCGCTGTCACCACGCACCCCGAGTGTGATGGGGCGGTTGCTTCCGAGTGCGGCGTCTTCCACATCGACCTGCACGACCCTGGTGGCGGGACCGATCAGTTGCCCGTGGCGCATGGTCCACATGTTGAGCGTGCAGCCCCAGGCCACGATCAGATCGGCGTCCCGAATGAGCGAGGCACTCAGCGGCGAGGAAAATCCGCCGGAAATCCCGAGATTGAACGGCTCATCGGCGAACAGACCGTGCGCCACCGCCGAAGTCGCCAGCAGTGCCCCGCACGCCTGGGCCAGCGCTGCCAGCTCTGTCCGGGCACCTCTCGCGCCGCGCCCCGCCACGAACACCGGACGCTGAGCAGCGCTGAGCAGCTCGGTGAGGGCCAGCGCAGCGGCAGCGTCGGGCCGGATCGGCTGGGCGGGTGGCAGCGTCAGATCGGCGTCCTGGAACGCGGGCGCGGCGGCAGCCTGGATGTCCAGCGGCACCGAGAACACCACGGTACGCCGCTCGTGGACGGCAGTGCGGTAGGCACGGACGGTATCGGCCACCACGCTGGCCGGTGAGTGGACGCGTTCGGCCACCGCGCCGATGCTGCGGGCCAGAGCGTCCTGATCGATGCGGAAATTGGAGCGCACCGCCGAAGCCTGGGTGTCTGCCGTCAGCACCAGCAGGGGTGTGCGGCTCTTGGCCGCCTCGGTCAGCCCCGTGACCGCATTGGTCAGGCCGCAGCCCTGATGTGTGGTGAGAACAGCGAGATGACCCGACATGCGGGCGTAAGCGTCGGCCATCGTGGCCGCGCCCCCTTCATGCCGGGCCGCCGTAAAAGGCACACCTCCGCGCCGCAGAGCGTTGGTCAGGTGAAAATTGCCGCTTCCGACAACCCCGAAGGCGTGGCCTACTCCCAGCCGCGCCAGGATGTGGCCCACCGCCTCGGCCACCGTCGTCATGCGCCCTCAACAAGAGCCTCGACGAGGGCATAGACCCGCGCCGGGCTGCCGGTGCCGCCCACAATCGGCAGCGGCGCGACCACCAGCACTGCGCCGGAAGCGGGCAACCGGTCCAGATTGATCAGCGAAGTGAGGCCGTAACGGTCATTTCCCAGCAGATAGTGGTGGGCTGGAAATGACGGTTCAAAGCCGCCCGCCGCGCCAGCGTCGATGCCCACCGTCTCGACCCCGAAGCCGCAGACAGCCGGATGCTCGGCCAGCCACTGGGCACACGCTACCGAGGGGCCGGGGGTGTGCGGGCCATTCTCGTCGGCATTCAGGAACCGCTGAGAATCCGTGTTGCGCTCGCTCCAGCCAGTTCGCAGCAGCACCCAGCAGTTCTGCGGCAGCGGGCCGTGTTCAGCTTCCCAGGCCTCCAGGTGCGCTGGTTCAAGCAGCACGTCGGGATTGGCGGCGGCCTCGGCGCTCAGGTCGATCACGACCGCTGGCCCGATCAGGCGAGCCGGCTCGATCTGATGAACCGCTTTTCCTTCTCTTCCGGTAATCCAGTGAATCGGCGCGTCAAGATGCGTGCCGGTATGTTCGCCCAGCGTGATGTTGCTCCAGGCCCAGGCGGGTCCCGCTGCATCGAAGGCGCTGATGGTCTGCATCTGAAAGGTGGCAGTGTTGGCAAACGGCGCGGGCAGTTGCAGCACTGGCGTCTGTTCACTCAGCGGCGCAGACAGGTCGATGATCTGAAGGCGGCCACTGGACAGATCAGCCACAACATCTTGCAGTGTAGTCATTACGGCTCTCCTTAAACTGGACTGGGTTGGAACCCATGATTTGTTCGCTCTTTTTTGAAGGGAAGCATTTGAAGTGAAGCCCCCGTAGCTTGGTCTTAAACCGTCAGGGGCGTCAAGTAGTTCTGTACGGCCAGGGACTGCTTCTGCCGCCGACCTCCTAAGAAGAGAGGCCGAGAGGCGGGTGCTGGTTGGCTGAAACAGTCATGCCTCTCGCCAGTGCAGCGACGTAGCAGCTCCAGGACGCCAGCAGTGTGTGCGACGCTTCCTGCACCTCTGACCGGATCATCTATCCCTTTCCACGCTACCTGCCAGGAGCATCCGCGTCTTTCAATCGCGTTTCTGGCCGCTCCTAAGAGGTTTTTAAGAAGTTGGCGTACCATCCTTGCGCTACTTCCAAGTCCAGGATCAACATGTATGACGACGACTTTACCTGAAAGGGACGAGAAGACAACTCAGAAGTGTTTGAATTGTTACATATTGGACTGTGTGGAATGATCCAAACCTACCGAATCGGCGAGCAGGAGGTATGCGACCTGCCCCCTCGTTACAGAACAAGGAGGCCACCTGGACGAACAGACGACACAGCGACCCGTCAGCAGCCTCTTGAATGACCTCAACTGAAGACGTGTTGAGGGGGAGGAACACAATGAAAGCGGTCGTGTATAACGGTCCCCACGATGTGGCCGTGAAGAACGTTCCCGATGCCCAGATTCAGCGCCCCACCGATGTCCTGGTCAGAATCACCAGCACCAACATCTGTGGCAGCGACCTGCACATGTATGAAGGCCGCACCGATTTCGAGAAGGGCAGCATCTTCGGACACGAGAATTTCGGTGAAGTGATCGAGATCGGCGAGGCCGTCGACCGCGTCAAGGTCGGAGACCTGGTGGTCTTGCCCTTCAACATCGGCTGCGGCTTCTGCAAGAACTGCGAGAGAGGCCTGAGCGCCTTCTGCCTCACGACCGCCAACCCTGGCATGGCGGGTGCGGCCTACGGCTTTGCCGACATGGGACCGTATCCGGGCGGTCAGGCCGAACTGCTGCGCGTGCCCTACGGCGACTATAACTGCCTGCTGCTTCCGCCGGACGCCCGAGAGAAAGAAGCGGATTATGTGATGGTGGCCGACATCTTCCCGACCGGCTGGCACGCCACCCGGCTGGCAGGGCTGTGCCCCGGCGAGTCGATCGTGATCTACGGGGCAGGGCCGGTGGGATTGATGGCGGCCTACTCTGCCATGATTCAGGGTGCCTGCATGGTGATGGTGGTCGATCACCACGCCGACCGACTGCGGCTTGCCGAAAGCATCGGGGCCATCGCCATCGACGACTCGCAGGTGAACCCGGTCGATCAGGTGATGGCGCTGACCAACGGCATCGGGGCAGACCGAGGCTGCGAGTGCGTGGGCTACCAGTGCCACGACCATCACGGCAAGGAAATTCCCGGGTTGACCATGAACAACCTGGTAAATTCGGTGAAGTTTACCGGGGGAATCGGGGTGGTGGGCGTCTTCGTGCCGCAGGACCCGGGCGGCCCCACCAAGCTCGCCAAAGAGGGCGAGATTCCCTTCGACTGGGGACTGCTGTGGTTCCGTGGGCAGCATGTGGGCACCGGGCAGTGCAACGTCAAGGCCTACAACCGCCAGTTGCGCGACCTGATCTCGGTGGGCCGGGCCACCCCGTCTTTCATCGTGTCGCACCATCTGCCGCTGGACGAAGCGCCCGACGCCTACAAGAACTTCGACGAGCGCAACGACGGCTGGACCAAGGTCATCCTCCACCCCGGCTGACTTCTTAAACCGGATCAATGGGTTCGGTTGAGCGTGATGTAGACCCCGCATCACGCTCCGGCATAACGTATTTCATGCCGCGTGGAGCACCATCCACGCGGCAACAGGAGGTCATGTCACATGATGACCGTCTCTCGATTCACGCGGGCGTTGGGCTGGTACAGTGTCGTCCTCGGTGCCACGGAACTTCTCGCAAGCAAACCGCTGGCAGAAGCGTTAGGGGTGCCGGACCACACACACCGAATCCGCATGTTCGGTGCTCGGGAACTCGCCCATGCCGCGCTGGTCTTTACCCAGCCGACCGCCGGGGTGTGGTCGCGGGTGCTCGGGGATGTGATGGACCTCGCCTCTCTCGGTGCGGCCCTGAAGCCCGAAAATCCGGCGCGTGCCCGAGTCGCGGCGGCGCTGGGCCTCGTGACAGCCACGACTGTCGCAGACACCATGTGTGCCCTTTCCCTCACCGGAGGAGGCGCACAGAACTCCGTATCCACGCAGATCGCTGTGTCAGACGCTTCCCAGCGGGCACACCCCCTCCTTCGGCTGGCTCCCGCTGCACTGCTCATAGTGGTAGGGGCCGCACTGTACGCGATGCGGGGTTCCAGCGCCCCACTGCCGCAGAACGTCGCGCAACGCCGGGCACGCGCAGCCGCGCCGGGCATTGAGGTCGAGCGTGCCATTACCATCACGCGCCCCGTAGCAGAGGTGTACGCCTTCTGGCGAGACTTCGAGAATCTCGCACGGTTCATGAGCCACCTGGAGAGTGTGCATGTGGAGGGCGGGGGCCGCTCTCACTGGGTAGCGAAGGGTCCTGCCGGAAGCCGCGTGGAGTGGGACGCGCTGCTGATAGAGGAGGAACCCGAGCGGCGTCTGGCGTGGCGCAGTGTAGACAGCAGCCAGATCATGAACGAGGGGAGTGTGGATTTCGCGTCTGCACCCGCTGACCGTGGGACGGAGGTGCGCGTGCGTCTGACGTATCACCCGCCTGCGGGCAATCTGGGTGCGGCGTTTGCACGTCTGTTTGGGGAAGAGCCGTCGCAGCAGGTGGATGAAGACCTGAGACACCTCAAACGCCTGCTGGAAACGGGTGATGAACCCACCAACGAGGGCCAGCCGAGCGGGCGGAAAAGCCCCATCACGCGGGCGCTCGCGCGGATGTACGACAACCGGAGGACGGCATGAAAGCGTTGGTGTGGCAGGGCGTGAAGCGCGTGGGAGTCGAGACTGTTCCCGACCCGACCATTTTGCAGCCGACAGACGCCATCGTGCGGATTACCTCCACCGCCATCTGTGGCAGCGATCTGCACCTCCTCGACGGCTATATCCCTACCATGGTGCACGGAGACATCCTGGGGCACGAGTTCATGGGCGAGGTCGTGGAGGTCGGCAGTGAGGTGCACAAGGTCAAGGTGGGAGACCGGGTCATCGTGCCGTTCCCCATCGCGTGTGGGCAC is drawn from Deinococcus ruber and contains these coding sequences:
- a CDS encoding aminotransferase class V-fold PLP-dependent enzyme → MTLSPSEFRSHFPGLDTYVHANNCSRGALSSEVEAAVGEYLRSWRDGGSPWGEWMGVWEEARAALAALIGSDPAQVALTDSASHALALAVRAQPPAAGAVVIEAHNFPSAFYLADALRRDGYQVRFTADFPGETPLERTRAALPGAALLVLAQVSFQTGELLDVPAYVACAREYGCVVALDGYQALGIVPTDVAALGVTYYLSGTHKYLLGSEGFAFLYAQGGSGSPHAPGWMAAADPIGMDLVQRDLSPDARRFETGTPNVVGAYACRAALGLLAQVPAPQRLAQVQACVSLIRQAAQHAGLKVVTPTEPSRFAAMIALAAPDSGRTAAEMHQSGLLVSARGPVVRVSFHAYNTLSEAQRLADWISAHPQQFERMSGQQVHVQKEPL
- a CDS encoding NAD(P)/FAD-dependent oxidoreductase, which produces MKQHVLVIGAGIIGACIALELTRQQYRVTLLEAEQPASGITRWCPGGVRQQWGSDLNTVLVRDSLPFFEQIAELDPALHFERCGYVFLGYSDAGEQYARQLVERQQRLGVDAQLIGEATMRELCPQIVVDGLRAASYGPDDGFVNDPVRLTRAVVAAAQDGGAQLIHGRAETLLRNGEQIIGVQTASGAVMADVTVLAAGHGAQELAASVELDLPLHAEERRLHYLDGALAGYCRPFLASQDNRWAGKQLGDAFYMSYLGELPPDDEAFKALTFRQGSRVLRGLEQLRSTHVVHGYYSSTPDFQAIVDVPRSHPGLVLSVGFNGNGFMMAPANARLVRSLIDGEAPFYDAAEYQLERFGQQMHIETAVI
- a CDS encoding DUF3830 family protein, whose amino-acid sequence is MLVFEFASAELHARLDTELAPATCAALTEALRTPVTVRVRHAMFTGPEMSMQLPAAQHSALLAVPPEAAIIMPTEGQVLFTPLAAHVWPGSREAILDIGIYYGPYGRTFFPSGWLAGNAFARIIPEHHQQMKELGRSLIEHGAQDVTLRIA
- a CDS encoding thiamine pyrophosphate-binding protein, which gives rise to MTTVAEAVGHILARLGVGHAFGVVGSGNFHLTNALRRGGVPFTAARHEGGAATMADAYARMSGHLAVLTTHQGCGLTNAVTGLTEAAKSRTPLLVLTADTQASAVRSNFRIDQDALARSIGAVAERVHSPASVVADTVRAYRTAVHERRTVVFSVPLDIQAAAAPAFQDADLTLPPAQPIRPDAAAALALTELLSAAQRPVFVAGRGARGARTELAALAQACGALLATSAVAHGLFADEPFNLGISGGFSSPLSASLIRDADLIVAWGCTLNMWTMRHGQLIGPATRVVQVDVEDAALGSNRPITLGVRGDSAQTAADVLSLWNARPSAPQTRYRSAQVAEAIAQHSRWRDTPTTDLSTGERIDPRVLSRALDDLLPAERTVSIDSGNFMGYPSTYLSVPDEFGFCFTQAFQSIGLGLATAIGAALAQPTRLPVLGSGDGGFLMAISELETAVRLRLPLVCIVYNDAAYGAEVHHFEGEDHTAVQFPDTDLAALARGFGAGGVTVRTLDDLGAVQDWLAAPQHRPLVIDAKIASDGGAWWLHEAFKGH
- a CDS encoding cyclase family protein, whose translation is MTTLQDVVADLSSGRLQIIDLSAPLSEQTPVLQLPAPFANTATFQMQTISAFDAAGPAWAWSNITLGEHTGTHLDAPIHWITGREGKAVHQIEPARLIGPAVVIDLSAEAAANPDVLLEPAHLEAWEAEHGPLPQNCWVLLRTGWSERNTDSQRFLNADENGPHTPGPSVACAQWLAEHPAVCGFGVETVGIDAGAAGGFEPSFPAHHYLLGNDRYGLTSLINLDRLPASGAVLVVAPLPIVGGTGSPARVYALVEALVEGA
- a CDS encoding glutathione-independent formaldehyde dehydrogenase, with the translated sequence MKAVVYNGPHDVAVKNVPDAQIQRPTDVLVRITSTNICGSDLHMYEGRTDFEKGSIFGHENFGEVIEIGEAVDRVKVGDLVVLPFNIGCGFCKNCERGLSAFCLTTANPGMAGAAYGFADMGPYPGGQAELLRVPYGDYNCLLLPPDAREKEADYVMVADIFPTGWHATRLAGLCPGESIVIYGAGPVGLMAAYSAMIQGACMVMVVDHHADRLRLAESIGAIAIDDSQVNPVDQVMALTNGIGADRGCECVGYQCHDHHGKEIPGLTMNNLVNSVKFTGGIGVVGVFVPQDPGGPTKLAKEGEIPFDWGLLWFRGQHVGTGQCNVKAYNRQLRDLISVGRATPSFIVSHHLPLDEAPDAYKNFDERNDGWTKVILHPG
- a CDS encoding SRPBCC family protein — its product is MTVSRFTRALGWYSVVLGATELLASKPLAEALGVPDHTHRIRMFGARELAHAALVFTQPTAGVWSRVLGDVMDLASLGAALKPENPARARVAAALGLVTATTVADTMCALSLTGGGAQNSVSTQIAVSDASQRAHPLLRLAPAALLIVVGAALYAMRGSSAPLPQNVAQRRARAAAPGIEVERAITITRPVAEVYAFWRDFENLARFMSHLESVHVEGGGRSHWVAKGPAGSRVEWDALLIEEEPERRLAWRSVDSSQIMNEGSVDFASAPADRGTEVRVRLTYHPPAGNLGAAFARLFGEEPSQQVDEDLRHLKRLLETGDEPTNEGQPSGRKSPITRALARMYDNRRTA